One window from the genome of Gimesia aquarii encodes:
- a CDS encoding transposase — MLLNPTRNIKKKYHRTRYRNRNVIERFFGRIKRFHRVATRYEKKANNYLGFVWLAAIVIRLNVHTA; from the coding sequence TCTCAATCCAACCCGCAACATAAAGAAGAAGTACCACCGAACTCGGTATCGCAACCGCAACGTGATTGAGCGATTCTTCGGTCGCATCAAACGCTTCCACCGAGTCGCAACACGATATGAAAAGAAGGCCAACAACTACCTAGGTTTCGTCTGGCTCGCTGCCATAGTCATACGTTTGAATGTTCACACCGCCTAG